In Gemmatimonas sp. UBA7669, the following are encoded in one genomic region:
- a CDS encoding ParB/RepB/Spo0J family partition protein encodes MTPEPPRRLGRGLDALLARRDPKPAESRTAPTEQAPAQAGAENAQAPAAASGSAAAPASTEPANAAGNLRTLQISQIRANPYQPRKEFRIEELADLEASLRTNGLLQPITVRPAPGGHGYELIAGERRYRAATRLGWTDIPALVREVDDRQLATLAMIENLQRADLDPIEEAEGYQRLIDDFGLSNQEVADVVGKDRSTVANALRLRQLPASVRRMLQEKQLSAGHARALLALGTERAIVDLARETVAQQWSVREVERRVQAERPKAPAAKKADNSATATPPGASGAVVRQLEEKLRRRLQTTVSINLSAKDKGEVRIQFFSNDDLERLLELLGISLD; translated from the coding sequence ATGACGCCTGAACCGCCGCGCCGCCTCGGACGTGGGCTCGACGCCCTCCTCGCTCGACGAGATCCCAAGCCCGCCGAGAGCCGGACCGCGCCCACCGAGCAAGCGCCCGCGCAAGCCGGCGCGGAGAACGCGCAGGCCCCCGCCGCGGCCAGCGGAAGCGCCGCCGCCCCGGCGAGCACCGAGCCCGCCAACGCCGCCGGCAACCTGCGCACGCTGCAGATTTCCCAGATTCGGGCAAATCCGTATCAGCCCCGCAAAGAATTCCGCATTGAGGAATTGGCGGACCTCGAAGCCAGCCTGCGTACCAATGGCCTGCTCCAGCCCATCACCGTGCGTCCGGCCCCGGGTGGCCACGGCTACGAGCTGATCGCGGGCGAGCGCCGCTACCGTGCCGCAACCCGTCTGGGCTGGACCGACATCCCGGCCCTCGTGCGCGAGGTCGACGACCGTCAGTTGGCCACGCTGGCCATGATCGAGAACCTCCAGCGTGCCGACCTCGATCCCATTGAAGAAGCCGAAGGCTACCAACGTCTCATCGACGACTTCGGCCTCTCCAACCAGGAAGTGGCGGACGTGGTCGGCAAGGACCGCTCGACCGTGGCCAACGCCCTCCGGCTCCGGCAACTGCCGGCCAGCGTGCGCCGCATGCTCCAGGAGAAGCAGCTCTCGGCCGGCCACGCGCGCGCCCTGCTGGCGCTGGGAACCGAGCGGGCCATCGTGGACTTGGCCCGGGAGACCGTGGCGCAGCAGTGGTCGGTGCGTGAAGTCGAGCGGCGGGTGCAGGCGGAACGCCCCAAAGCCCCAGCAGCCAAGAAGGCCGACAATTCAGCGACGGCCACGCCCCCTGGCGCCTCCGGGGCGGTGGTCCGTCAGCTTGAGGAGAAGTTGCGCCGCCGTCTGCAGACCACGGTGTCCATCAATTTGTCGGCCAAGGACAAGGGCGAGGTGCGCATCCAGTTCTTCTCGAACGACGACCTGGAGCGCCTGCTCGAGCTGCTCGGTATTTCGCTCGACTGA